One segment of Pandoraea pnomenusa DNA contains the following:
- a CDS encoding AAA family ATPase, with product MDFEIPESLIHPLLQLIGADSALGKQLTAYGVCRGNMMVSSEWFDAKSLNTLYLLCKTQNERALMFQMLALDNAYNAPQARVIPSLDKLVPGLVAYLARDVIDGWLYQRHRDGALLPWLVRRLRYVEPEQGAPYVVIDMLANTMQSANSNLTEQRLRRSGMTTSLVFTRDDIANRTIPELLAEFGFYKECAEFKHEYEQHAQRFLKVQRAFGAQFVIRRAAFSVDPKGVTELIRVVDGTAARCVNDEERLERNFEMACDADFWRNAEIDRAFETIPLHCYVHVFHLDWHRNLWVHVQNMTEYEYQPGLRDKLVLPSHHHDLIDILTSNMNVMMPDFVPGKSGGATILCQGAPGLGKTLTAEIYSEVVGKPLYRVHSGQLGTTAASVGATLMTILRRAMRWNAILLLDEADVYIRRRDNDLEHNAIVAEFLRSLEYFHGLLFMTTNRSGDVDDAILSRCIATIHYDTPCPEHARRLWRMQAEQVGAYLDDSLIETLASRYPKASGRDIKELMKLASRYCKVKDIPYTEDVFRLCGLFRGYDA from the coding sequence CGACGCAAAGTCGCTCAACACGCTCTACCTCCTGTGCAAGACGCAGAACGAACGCGCGCTGATGTTTCAGATGCTCGCGCTCGACAATGCTTACAACGCGCCGCAGGCACGCGTCATCCCCAGCCTGGACAAGCTGGTGCCGGGCCTCGTCGCCTACCTCGCGCGCGACGTCATCGACGGCTGGCTGTACCAGCGCCATCGCGACGGCGCGTTGTTGCCATGGCTCGTGCGGCGCCTGCGCTACGTGGAGCCGGAGCAGGGCGCGCCGTATGTCGTCATCGACATGCTGGCGAACACGATGCAGTCGGCCAACTCGAACCTGACGGAGCAGCGCTTGCGCCGTTCCGGCATGACGACCTCGCTCGTTTTCACGCGCGACGACATCGCCAACCGCACGATTCCCGAATTGCTGGCCGAGTTCGGTTTCTACAAGGAGTGTGCCGAGTTCAAGCACGAGTACGAGCAGCACGCGCAACGCTTCCTGAAAGTGCAGCGCGCGTTCGGCGCGCAATTCGTCATTCGTCGCGCGGCGTTCTCCGTCGATCCGAAGGGGGTGACGGAACTGATTCGCGTGGTGGACGGTACGGCGGCCAGGTGCGTGAACGACGAAGAGCGGCTGGAGCGCAACTTCGAGATGGCGTGCGATGCGGACTTCTGGCGCAACGCCGAAATCGACCGGGCGTTCGAGACGATACCGCTGCATTGCTATGTGCACGTGTTTCATCTCGACTGGCATCGCAATCTCTGGGTACACGTGCAGAACATGACCGAGTACGAGTACCAGCCGGGGCTGCGCGACAAGCTCGTGCTGCCGTCGCACCATCATGACCTGATCGACATCCTCACGTCGAACATGAACGTGATGATGCCGGACTTCGTGCCCGGGAAATCGGGGGGCGCCACGATTCTGTGTCAGGGAGCGCCCGGATTGGGCAAGACCCTGACGGCCGAGATCTACTCGGAGGTCGTGGGCAAGCCGCTGTATCGCGTGCACTCTGGGCAGTTGGGCACCACCGCCGCGTCGGTAGGGGCCACACTCATGACCATCCTGCGTCGCGCGATGCGTTGGAACGCGATCCTGCTGCTCGACGAGGCCGACGTGTACATCCGGCGCCGCGACAACGATTTGGAGCACAACGCCATCGTGGCGGAATTCCTGCGCTCGCTGGAGTACTTCCACGGCTTGCTCTTCATGACGACGAACCGCAGCGGCGATGTCGACGACGCCATCCTGTCGCGCTGCATCGCCACGATCCACTACGATACGCCTTGCCCGGAACACGCGCGCCGGCTCTGGCGCATGCAGGCGGAGCAGGTGGGGGCGTATCTCGACGACAGCCTGATCGAGACGTTGGCGAGTCGCTATCCGAAGGCCAGCGGGCGCGACATCAAGGAGCTCATGAAGCTCGCCAGCCGCTACTGCAAGGTCAAGGACATCCCTTATACGGAGGACGTGTTCCGGCTGTGCGGGCTGTTTCGTGGCTACGACGCATGA
- a CDS encoding PAS domain-containing sensor histidine kinase: METHGELHRAILNNIPDQAWLKDTESRYILVNEAFMAACGRTEAEIIGRTPDKVWASEWGRVYLATDRAVVASGVRRRYEESRPGPDGTPHWFDTVKMPVHDAHGRIVGTVGISRDITDRKRSEMALLDSRAQLRQLSAYLQTVREAERTRLSRELHDELGQWLGGLRLGLSYLETQPDASAHDRAAHIQMLKDLVDETIDAVHRIAADLRPAVLDELGLHAALEWLTETFSQRHGLPCELVMPDTVTACLDSECSTAIFRIVQESLTNASRHGQPSYVRVVFDLREGHCHVSIADDGRGMDTAQASHGQRLGLMGMRERALMLGGAFDIESAPGQGTRVSVRIPARSAAAATDRPDAPNAATITNAAGWSCE, translated from the coding sequence GTGGAGACGCATGGTGAACTGCACCGGGCGATATTGAACAATATCCCGGACCAGGCCTGGCTCAAGGACACCGAGTCGCGGTACATCCTGGTCAATGAGGCCTTCATGGCCGCCTGCGGCCGCACGGAAGCCGAAATCATCGGTCGCACACCGGACAAGGTCTGGGCCTCCGAATGGGGGCGCGTCTACCTGGCGACCGACAGGGCGGTGGTGGCCAGTGGCGTGCGACGCCGCTACGAGGAAAGCCGGCCCGGGCCAGACGGCACACCGCACTGGTTCGATACGGTCAAGATGCCCGTGCATGATGCGCATGGTCGCATCGTAGGCACTGTCGGCATTTCTCGCGACATCACCGATCGCAAGCGCTCGGAAATGGCGTTGCTCGATTCCCGCGCACAGTTGCGCCAACTCTCCGCCTACCTGCAGACGGTGCGCGAGGCGGAGCGCACACGATTGTCTCGCGAACTGCATGACGAACTCGGTCAATGGCTTGGCGGCCTGCGTCTTGGGCTGAGCTACCTCGAGACCCAGCCCGACGCATCGGCGCACGATCGGGCCGCGCACATCCAGATGCTCAAGGATCTGGTCGACGAGACGATCGATGCGGTGCACCGCATCGCCGCCGACCTGCGCCCCGCCGTGCTTGACGAACTCGGTCTGCACGCCGCGCTCGAATGGCTCACCGAGACGTTCTCGCAGCGTCACGGCCTGCCCTGCGAACTGGTCATGCCTGACACGGTGACGGCGTGCCTGGACAGCGAGTGCAGCACGGCCATTTTCCGGATCGTGCAGGAGTCGCTCACCAATGCGAGTCGTCACGGACAACCGTCGTACGTGCGCGTGGTGTTCGATCTGCGCGAGGGCCACTGCCATGTGAGCATTGCCGACGACGGCAGGGGCATGGATACCGCGCAGGCGAGCCATGGACAGCGCCTCGGCCTGATGGGGATGCGCGAGCGCGCACTGATGCTCGGCGGTGCGTTCGACATCGAAAGCGCGCCAGGGCAGGGCACGCGCGTGAGCGTTCGTATCCCCGCCCGCTCGGCCGCCGCAGCGACGGATCGCCCGGACGCGCCGAATGCCGCGACAATCACCAACGCAGCGGGGTGGTCATGCGAGTGA
- a CDS encoding response regulator has protein sequence MRVMIADDHAIIRDGLKKIISTAPDMSVASEAVDGNDVLNRLRLSAVDVLLLDMSMPGKSGIALIAQIKASYPTLPILVLSMYRESQYAVQAIRAGAAGYLTKNAESEQLMSAIRRVARGGTVVSPLVAEKLVRQLQQPAEALPHTRLTAREFQIFQMLVEGNGINDIARCLSLSAKTVSTHKANVLTKMDIPSTAGLVHYAIEHGLIVAGTDA, from the coding sequence ATGCGAGTGATGATTGCCGACGACCACGCGATCATTCGCGATGGCCTGAAGAAGATCATTTCCACGGCGCCCGACATGAGCGTGGCGTCCGAAGCCGTCGATGGCAACGACGTCCTGAATCGACTACGCCTGAGCGCCGTCGACGTGCTGCTGCTCGACATGTCGATGCCCGGCAAGAGCGGCATCGCACTGATCGCCCAGATCAAGGCCAGCTATCCGACACTGCCGATTCTCGTGCTGAGCATGTATCGGGAATCGCAGTACGCGGTGCAGGCGATCCGGGCCGGCGCGGCCGGCTACCTCACCAAGAATGCCGAGTCGGAGCAACTGATGAGCGCCATCCGGCGTGTGGCGCGCGGGGGCACCGTCGTCTCGCCGCTGGTCGCCGAGAAGCTCGTTCGACAACTTCAGCAGCCTGCCGAAGCGCTGCCGCACACCCGGCTCACCGCACGCGAATTCCAGATCTTCCAGATGCTGGTCGAGGGCAATGGCATCAACGACATCGCCCGATGCCTGTCCCTCTCCGCCAAGACGGTCAGCACCCACAAGGCGAACGTCCTGACAAAGATGGACATCCCATCGACCGCGGGACTGGTGCACTACGCCATCGAGCACGGCCTGATCGTCGCCGGCACCGACGCCTGA
- a CDS encoding amidohydrolase family protein, with amino-acid sequence MHVDLLINNVCVRDDAPLVDIAIEGGRIAAMEPGIDASADEQIDAQGRAAIPGLIEAHLHLDKALLHRRLPARFGTLDEAIRVTGILKSKQEREDVLDRSRQVLDMAIRNGTTAVRAHPDVDLIQGLIGVETLLALKDEYDSLLDLQIVAFPQEGILKSKGTYELMIDALRMGADVVGGCPYNELNWDDTRRHIDIVFELAQRFGAPIDMHADFADDTSDQRFAAISYIARRTIDTGYQGRVSLGHVTSLGALDNDALAPVIEQIRLAGISIVTLPATDLYLGGRKDTQNPRRGLTPVKALHSAGVNVAYSSNNVRNAFTPFGKADMLQIGNLLAHVAQFGVPEHQQAILDMGTYNAARAIGLAHDYGIAVGKQADLIILDTFRVADALLDIPPRLWVIKRGRITVVTQHSCEIHRHSCCCAQ; translated from the coding sequence ATGCATGTGGACCTGCTGATCAACAACGTGTGCGTGCGCGACGACGCGCCGCTCGTGGACATCGCGATCGAGGGCGGACGCATCGCCGCGATGGAGCCGGGCATCGACGCCAGCGCCGACGAGCAGATCGACGCGCAGGGCCGTGCCGCCATTCCCGGGCTCATCGAGGCGCATCTGCATCTCGACAAGGCGCTGCTGCACCGCCGCCTGCCTGCGCGTTTCGGCACGCTGGACGAAGCGATTCGCGTGACCGGCATTCTCAAGAGCAAGCAGGAGCGCGAAGACGTGCTCGATCGCTCGCGCCAGGTGCTCGACATGGCGATCAGGAACGGTACCACCGCCGTGCGCGCGCACCCGGACGTCGATCTGATCCAGGGGCTGATCGGCGTGGAAACACTGCTCGCGCTCAAGGACGAGTACGACAGCCTGCTCGACTTGCAGATCGTGGCGTTTCCGCAAGAGGGCATTCTCAAGTCGAAAGGCACCTACGAGCTGATGATCGATGCCTTGCGCATGGGGGCGGACGTGGTCGGCGGATGTCCTTACAACGAATTGAACTGGGACGACACCCGTCGCCACATCGACATCGTGTTCGAGCTCGCGCAGCGCTTCGGCGCGCCGATCGACATGCATGCGGATTTCGCCGACGACACCAGCGATCAACGCTTCGCGGCGATCTCCTACATTGCCCGGAGAACCATCGACACCGGTTATCAGGGGCGCGTCTCGCTCGGACACGTGACGAGCCTCGGCGCACTCGACAACGATGCACTCGCGCCGGTGATCGAACAGATCCGGCTGGCCGGCATCAGCATCGTGACGCTGCCGGCGACCGATCTGTACCTCGGCGGGCGCAAGGACACGCAGAACCCGCGGCGCGGCCTGACGCCGGTCAAGGCGTTACACAGTGCCGGGGTGAACGTGGCGTACTCGTCGAACAACGTGCGCAACGCGTTCACGCCGTTCGGCAAGGCCGACATGCTGCAGATCGGCAACCTGCTCGCGCACGTGGCCCAGTTCGGCGTGCCGGAGCATCAGCAGGCGATTCTCGACATGGGCACGTACAACGCGGCGCGTGCCATCGGGCTGGCGCATGACTACGGCATTGCGGTGGGCAAGCAAGCCGATCTCATCATTCTCGATACGTTCAGGGTGGCCGATGCGCTGCTCGACATCCCGCCACGCCTGTGGGTGATCAAACGCGGCCGCATCACGGTCGTGACGCAGCACAGCTGCGAGATTCACCGGCATTCATGTTGTTGTGCGCAGTGA
- a CDS encoding DUF1097 domain-containing protein, with product MKKLPAEVVASLLAVTTIPIAMLPLHLPPWAIFISWAATFAMGGPTLVNLKRIWATLPVGAFFAFLIVLGFRQAATQFSGNALVLAEMAILFVGNGSMMALARVFPQLNFIPGMFFGFATYFATLFGGFGPVAQDPYAALGAAVAMNALGPVYAWVKERYSAPEVTHPRLWKGWKAEV from the coding sequence ATGAAGAAGCTGCCTGCGGAAGTCGTCGCCTCATTGCTTGCGGTCACCACCATCCCCATCGCGATGTTGCCCTTGCACTTGCCGCCATGGGCCATCTTCATCAGTTGGGCTGCCACCTTTGCAATGGGAGGGCCGACGCTGGTCAACCTCAAACGCATCTGGGCGACGCTGCCTGTCGGCGCATTTTTCGCGTTTCTCATCGTGCTGGGGTTCAGGCAGGCGGCCACGCAGTTCAGCGGCAACGCCCTGGTGCTCGCCGAGATGGCGATCCTGTTTGTCGGCAACGGATCGATGATGGCGCTCGCGCGCGTTTTCCCGCAGCTCAACTTCATTCCCGGCATGTTCTTCGGGTTCGCCACGTACTTCGCCACACTGTTCGGCGGCTTCGGCCCGGTGGCGCAAGACCCGTATGCCGCGCTCGGCGCGGCCGTGGCGATGAACGCGCTGGGGCCGGTGTATGCCTGGGTCAAGGAGCGGTACTCGGCACCGGAAGTCACGCATCCACGCCTCTGGAAGGGCTGGAAGGCGGAAGTCTGA
- the ggt gene encoding gamma-glutamyltransferase, which translates to MTFTQKVTAPTGATGDTASTTRRNFLMGTAALAGSAVMPIAAAEAAEAVAAAPATMRAEGNAPAGPRLAQSTHGMVTSPHELASEAGLEVLRAGGNAIEAAIAIGAVLSVTYPHFTGLGGDAFMVISDSDGNVRTLSGIGQAPAALPVGLSSGTPIPVRGPGATLTTAATVAVWDKAFALSRDQWGGRQAWSSLFARATEYAANGFPVTPSQHFWQTFRANDIAGWEGFSSVFMPNGRVPQAGERFHQPALARSLDRIATHGGREFYEGDLAGRIAAGLKRIGSPLRAGDLAKARAREEVPLRVAYRDGELLGLRPPTQGVTTLEIMGILNRFDLKSMPEGSADYYHVLVEAVKLAFIDRNRYVADPDFGDVPVDRLLSSTTLDAHARSIRMDHAMPWPHVYRTGDTVYIGAVDSQGNCVSMLQTVYFDWGSGVVLGDTGVLWHNRGAAFSVDPKSPNALQPGKRPFHTLNPGMYLKQGRPHLLYGTQGADGQPQTLAAVLTRLIDYEMDPLTALRRPRFLLGKTFSDSRDSLKLEQDAGDEVFAALAARGHEISPLPPQSQLAGHPGAIRLGSHGQMTGAHDPRSDGRALGL; encoded by the coding sequence ATGACGTTCACACAAAAAGTCACGGCACCGACGGGCGCGACCGGCGACACCGCCAGTACGACGCGGCGCAACTTTCTGATGGGCACGGCGGCGCTGGCCGGCAGCGCGGTCATGCCGATCGCCGCCGCCGAGGCGGCCGAAGCGGTGGCCGCGGCCCCGGCGACCATGCGCGCCGAAGGCAACGCGCCGGCCGGTCCGCGCCTGGCGCAGTCAACGCACGGCATGGTCACCAGTCCGCACGAACTGGCAAGCGAGGCCGGGCTCGAGGTGCTGCGCGCGGGAGGCAACGCCATCGAGGCGGCGATCGCCATCGGCGCGGTGCTGAGCGTCACTTACCCGCACTTCACCGGTCTGGGTGGCGATGCGTTCATGGTGATCAGCGATAGCGACGGCAATGTGCGTACGCTCTCGGGTATTGGGCAGGCGCCGGCGGCGTTGCCGGTGGGGTTGTCGTCAGGCACCCCGATTCCGGTGCGGGGGCCGGGCGCCACCCTCACAACGGCGGCCACCGTCGCGGTCTGGGACAAGGCATTCGCGCTCAGTCGCGATCAATGGGGAGGGCGGCAGGCATGGTCGTCGCTGTTCGCGCGCGCCACGGAGTACGCCGCGAACGGCTTTCCCGTCACGCCTTCGCAACACTTCTGGCAGACGTTTCGTGCCAACGACATCGCCGGATGGGAAGGCTTTTCCTCCGTCTTCATGCCGAACGGGCGGGTGCCTCAGGCGGGCGAGCGATTCCATCAACCGGCGCTCGCGCGCAGTCTGGACCGCATTGCCACGCATGGCGGACGGGAATTCTACGAAGGCGACCTCGCCGGGCGCATCGCCGCGGGGCTGAAGCGCATCGGCTCGCCATTGCGGGCTGGCGATCTGGCGAAAGCCCGGGCACGCGAGGAGGTGCCGTTACGCGTTGCGTATCGCGACGGCGAACTGCTCGGGTTGCGGCCACCCACGCAGGGAGTGACCACCCTCGAAATCATGGGCATTCTCAACCGTTTCGATCTGAAATCGATGCCGGAGGGCAGTGCCGATTACTATCACGTCCTGGTCGAGGCAGTGAAGCTCGCCTTCATCGACCGAAACCGCTACGTGGCCGATCCGGACTTCGGTGACGTGCCGGTCGACCGACTGCTCTCGAGCACCACGCTTGACGCACATGCCCGCAGCATCCGCATGGACCACGCCATGCCGTGGCCGCATGTGTACCGCACCGGCGACACGGTGTACATCGGCGCGGTCGACAGCCAGGGCAATTGCGTGAGCATGCTGCAAACGGTGTACTTCGACTGGGGAAGTGGCGTGGTGCTTGGCGACACCGGTGTGCTGTGGCACAACCGGGGCGCCGCGTTCAGCGTCGATCCGAAGAGCCCCAATGCCCTGCAACCCGGCAAGCGCCCGTTTCACACGCTCAATCCGGGCATGTACCTGAAGCAAGGCCGCCCGCATCTGCTATACGGCACACAGGGCGCCGACGGTCAGCCGCAGACGCTCGCCGCCGTGCTGACGCGCCTGATCGATTACGAGATGGATCCGCTCACGGCGCTGCGCCGCCCGCGATTCCTGCTCGGCAAAACGTTCTCCGACAGCCGCGACAGCCTCAAGCTCGAACAGGACGCGGGCGACGAAGTCTTCGCCGCGCTGGCGGCGCGGGGACACGAGATCAGCCCGCTGCCCCCCCAAAGTCAGTTGGCCGGGCATCCCGGGGCGATTCGTCTCGGTTCGCACGGACAGATGACGGGGGCGCACGACCCTCGCAGCGATGGGCGTGCCCTGGGCCTTTGA
- a CDS encoding LysR substrate-binding domain-containing protein, giving the protein MAGSVKSNCPIFDLDLLRSIMMVADCGSFTMAAARLHSTQSTVSQKVRRLEDMVGHKLLDRGNREVHVTDAGELLLGYARQMLALNDQMCEALSGAVVAVTVRLGVPEDFATGATTQVLARFNRQYPQVKLEVTSGLSRDLLGSYDHGELDLVLVKQRRNSREAVASRPEKLAWIDSAKHPSFALDPVPLVTFPTRGLYRDDMIHALESMGRNWRISFTSSSLSGIQGAVADGMGISLVPPRAVLPGHEVLGRAQGLPVVDAFELAIFHRPSADPMVVALAKVLTGMLDTKARASK; this is encoded by the coding sequence ATGGCCGGCAGTGTGAAATCGAATTGTCCGATCTTCGATCTGGATCTGTTGCGCTCGATCATGATGGTCGCCGACTGCGGCAGCTTCACCATGGCGGCGGCACGCCTGCATTCGACACAATCGACCGTGAGCCAGAAGGTGCGGCGTCTCGAAGACATGGTCGGGCACAAGCTGCTCGATCGCGGCAACCGCGAGGTGCATGTCACCGATGCGGGGGAATTGCTGCTCGGTTACGCCCGTCAGATGCTCGCGCTCAACGACCAGATGTGCGAAGCGCTCTCGGGGGCGGTCGTGGCCGTGACGGTGCGTCTGGGCGTGCCGGAGGACTTTGCCACGGGGGCGACCACGCAGGTGCTCGCCCGCTTCAATCGACAATATCCGCAGGTCAAGCTCGAGGTCACGAGCGGTCTGAGCCGGGACTTGCTGGGTAGCTACGATCACGGCGAACTCGATCTGGTTCTGGTCAAGCAGCGTCGCAACAGTCGCGAAGCCGTGGCCAGCCGGCCGGAGAAGCTCGCGTGGATCGACAGTGCGAAGCATCCGTCGTTCGCGCTCGATCCGGTGCCGCTCGTCACCTTCCCGACACGCGGTCTCTACCGCGACGACATGATCCATGCGCTCGAATCGATGGGACGCAACTGGCGCATCAGTTTCACGAGCTCGAGCCTGAGCGGTATTCAGGGGGCGGTGGCCGACGGAATGGGAATCAGCCTCGTGCCCCCGCGCGCGGTTTTGCCGGGGCATGAGGTGCTTGGTCGCGCTCAGGGGTTGCCGGTGGTCGACGCATTCGAGCTTGCCATCTTCCACCGCCCGAGCGCCGACCCCATGGTGGTCGCGCTGGCCAAGGTGCTGACGGGAATGCTGGACACGAAAGCGCGCGCGTCGAAGTGA
- a CDS encoding bifunctional allantoicase/(S)-ureidoglycine aminohydrolase has protein sequence MSKTSYYAPHGGHPGQTELLTDRAMFTEAYAVIPKGVMRDIVTSHLPFWDNTRLWVLARPLSGFAETFAQYIMEVGPGGGSDKPEQDDKAEGVLFVVEGEITVTIQGKANTLAPGGYAFVPPATDWQLRNHSQGTARFHWIRKHYQAVEGLPYPEPFVKNEQDVAPIPMPGTDGRWVTTRFVDIQDMRHDMHVNIVTFQPGGVIPFAETHVMEHGLYVLEGKAVYRLNQDWVEVEAGDFMWLRAFCPQACYAGGPGPFRYLLYKDVNRHMNLTLGIQPK, from the coding sequence ATGTCGAAGACTAGTTATTACGCGCCTCACGGCGGGCATCCGGGCCAAACGGAACTGCTCACCGACCGCGCCATGTTCACCGAAGCCTACGCCGTCATTCCGAAGGGTGTGATGCGCGATATCGTCACCAGCCATCTCCCGTTCTGGGACAACACCCGGTTGTGGGTACTGGCCCGCCCCCTCTCTGGCTTTGCCGAGACGTTCGCGCAATACATCATGGAAGTGGGTCCCGGCGGCGGCAGCGACAAGCCCGAGCAGGATGACAAGGCTGAAGGCGTGCTGTTCGTCGTCGAAGGCGAGATCACCGTGACCATTCAGGGCAAGGCAAACACGCTTGCCCCCGGCGGCTATGCGTTCGTTCCGCCGGCCACCGACTGGCAGCTGCGCAACCACAGCCAGGGCACCGCCCGTTTCCACTGGATTCGCAAGCACTACCAGGCCGTGGAAGGCCTGCCATATCCCGAGCCATTCGTGAAAAACGAGCAGGACGTCGCGCCGATCCCGATGCCGGGCACGGATGGTCGCTGGGTGACCACGCGCTTCGTCGACATTCAGGACATGCGCCACGACATGCACGTCAATATCGTGACGTTCCAGCCGGGTGGCGTGATTCCGTTTGCGGAGACGCACGTGATGGAGCACGGACTGTACGTGCTCGAAGGCAAGGCCGTCTACCGACTGAACCAGGACTGGGTGGAAGTCGAAGCCGGCGACTTCATGTGGTTGCGCGCTTTCTGTCCGCAGGCCTGCTATGCCGGCGGCCCGGGCCCGTTCCGCTATCTGCTGTACAAGGACGTCAACCGTCACATGAACCTGACGCTGGGCATCCAGCCGAAGTAA
- a CDS encoding amidohydrolase family protein, with protein MTYRVFVGAVGADGSPLSLATRDGRFTYVGPQTPDTAHAQVIDLQGKLVLPGFVDGHIHLDKSFVGDRWRPHRPASTLRERLAAEKQEIADAAPMEDRADALMRQCVSFGTLAMRCHVDVDASTGLTHLHAVMAMRDKWREWLDIELVAFPQAGVIRCPGTAAVLEAAVREGVQVVGGIDPTTLDGDAHGQLDVIFGIAERHGTKIDIHLHEPGDIGLAQLHRIAARTQAAGLQGRVSVSHAYGLGDIGAAALDTVARTLADAGVSIMTNAPGDRAFPPILRLREAGVRVFTGNDNIQDSWWPYGNGDMLQRAMLIGYRSGFYTDDALHVALDMATESAAAVIGKTDYGLRAGNEASFLVFDAPNAAAAVAAAPAARAVIRRGRYWGGPAPLALDPALLRDTAGSTPT; from the coding sequence ATGACTTACCGCGTTTTCGTTGGCGCCGTCGGTGCCGACGGCAGCCCCCTGTCCCTCGCTACGCGCGACGGTCGCTTTACCTACGTTGGTCCACAAACGCCCGACACCGCCCACGCTCAGGTCATCGATCTTCAAGGCAAGCTGGTGCTGCCCGGCTTCGTCGACGGCCACATCCACCTGGACAAAAGCTTCGTGGGCGATCGCTGGCGACCGCATCGCCCCGCTTCGACACTGCGCGAGCGGCTGGCCGCCGAGAAGCAGGAAATTGCCGACGCCGCCCCCATGGAAGATCGCGCCGACGCACTCATGCGTCAGTGCGTATCGTTCGGCACGCTTGCCATGCGCTGTCACGTCGATGTGGACGCCAGCACGGGCCTCACGCATTTGCACGCGGTCATGGCCATGCGCGACAAATGGCGCGAGTGGCTCGACATCGAGCTCGTGGCGTTCCCCCAGGCCGGCGTGATCCGTTGCCCCGGCACCGCAGCGGTGCTAGAAGCCGCCGTGCGCGAGGGCGTCCAGGTCGTGGGCGGCATCGATCCGACCACGCTCGACGGTGATGCGCACGGTCAGCTGGATGTGATCTTCGGCATCGCCGAGCGGCACGGCACGAAGATCGATATCCATCTGCACGAACCCGGCGACATCGGCCTGGCACAACTGCATCGCATCGCGGCACGCACGCAGGCAGCCGGGTTACAAGGGCGCGTGTCGGTGAGCCATGCGTACGGTCTGGGCGACATCGGTGCGGCAGCGCTCGACACTGTGGCCCGGACGCTTGCCGACGCCGGCGTGTCGATCATGACGAACGCCCCCGGCGATCGTGCATTCCCGCCGATCCTGCGCCTTCGCGAAGCGGGCGTGCGTGTCTTCACGGGCAACGACAACATTCAGGACAGCTGGTGGCCGTACGGCAACGGCGACATGCTCCAGCGCGCCATGCTCATCGGCTACCGCTCCGGCTTCTACACCGACGACGCGCTGCACGTGGCGCTGGACATGGCCACCGAATCGGCCGCCGCGGTCATCGGCAAGACGGATTACGGTCTGCGTGCCGGCAATGAGGCAAGTTTCCTCGTCTTCGACGCACCGAATGCCGCTGCGGCCGTGGCCGCCGCACCGGCCGCGCGCGCGGTGATTCGTCGCGGACGTTACTGGGGCGGACCCGCGCCACTCGCGCTCGATCCGGCCCTGTTGCGGGACACAGCAGGGTCCACCCCGACCTGA
- a CDS encoding AidA/PixA family protein, with translation MSDVQTPDAHTVIDVLLVIDTVTLLARQTHAAPSQRHAEPGGWFTLAPGQVEPDAARMPPWRIDAAPGNCVRLRWTPLAMQGEHAVLLDLSSTDTAVFGEWHLHMHADSPRHAPSMGDPEHPALRAAPDVYWQAEVERAGSTELSVGLTITDRGANILSRLRRPLRIAVR, from the coding sequence ATGTCCGACGTACAGACGCCCGATGCCCACACCGTAATCGACGTGCTGCTGGTCATCGACACCGTGACGCTGCTCGCGCGTCAAACGCACGCGGCACCTTCCCAGCGCCACGCCGAACCTGGCGGATGGTTCACGCTTGCCCCGGGGCAAGTCGAACCCGACGCGGCGCGGATGCCACCCTGGCGTATCGACGCGGCGCCCGGCAATTGCGTGCGCCTGCGCTGGACACCGCTGGCCATGCAGGGGGAACACGCGGTGCTGCTCGACCTGTCGTCGACCGACACGGCGGTGTTCGGCGAGTGGCATCTGCACATGCACGCCGACTCGCCTCGCCATGCGCCGTCGATGGGGGACCCCGAACACCCCGCCCTACGGGCCGCGCCCGACGTCTATTGGCAGGCGGAAGTCGAACGTGCAGGATCGACCGAACTGAGCGTGGGACTCACCATCACCGACCGCGGCGCCAACATACTCAGTCGACTGCGGCGGCCGTTGCGAATCGCGGTGCGGTAG